Part of the Tenebrio molitor chromosome 4, icTenMoli1.1, whole genome shotgun sequence genome, CAAAAACTGCGCTTGAAAGGCTGTTGAACATTGACTCAAAGATCAAGGTTAACAGGACATTGgcaactttaattaaaaatgatgtaaTCCTAAAATGCATAAACCACTTAACTTTGTTAAAAGTTTCCTCTGTGTGAATACAGTCTCATTTttaaagttgtgcagatattttaaggTAGGTAGGTTTTGCGGTAGTAAAAGTgttaaaagaaggcaaaataGCCCAACTTCCCCTATACAAAAGTCAACGGAATCAGTTTGTTTGGAAACCGctggaaatttttaaatctggcGGGTAGTTTTGACGTacgaccaaaataaaatgtcaagtttatgattttttttgacacatttttggaaaaaaatttcgccccctttttctcgaaaactatcaacatttgtataaggaattattggctcaatcgtttcctattgtggagttctattactggttaaaatatctgcacaactttcaaggtcaccctgtatattaaaatgTATATGTGCATTCTATTTTAAGTTGTCCCCATCCAAGAAGAAAGATAAAACCGGTCTCGACGCTATCAGTAGCTAACCAAAAAGGGTAATACAAGAGTAAGAGTGCAATAACCATGGAGGAATTTCTTGTGTCGGATGATAAAGAAAAATGTGCTATAAATGCTTTATTTAATGTATCTGAAGAAACCCTAGAGACTAAAGTAAAATCCTTGAAAGAATGGATAGACCAGTGCCCCCAATTACCGTTGGAAAGTAAAGGTAGTGTATTGGTTAGAgaagttatgaattaatttaatttaatttgtcactTAGATGAAGGATTTCTGCAAATAATGTTACTGAGGGGAAAATTTCAGGAAGAAATTGTTAAGAAAAAtatcgaaaattatttttgttatcttTGCCGATATCGTGAATTTTTTGCTGGACTGGCCAATATAAATCCTCTCCATGAAGTTGGGTAAGTTGTGCACAAAACAAAACTAGAACAGGATCCAgggttttgtaaatttaaaaaaatccttgGTTTCTGATTCTTCTGAATGCAAACTGAGCTAGAatagtttaattatttaagaTTCCAGGATCAACATCTTATTACCTTGTTTGACTCCTTCGTGGGAAAGAATTTGTTTCTTTAAACTGGACCTTACAAAAGTAGAAATGAATGTAGATGTTCATCGGTGTTTTGCCATTTGTTTAGCCACCGCTGTCATCGGGTTCAATCACGATTATGTTCCTAAACTCCGCATAATCATAGATTTAAAAGGCTTCACAATGAGTCACATTTTACAAGTAAATATCAACGAGCTCTTCAAACTAATGGGAATCTACGAGGTACATTAAtccttatattttaatatgaaataatTCTCTGTGCTCATTTTTGCACTAGAATATCCTGAAGATTAGAATTTCTggaatagaactcatcaacgGACCACATATTTTAGGTACTGTCTTAAATATGGCCAAAGTTGTCTTGAAACCGAAGTTATTCTCGAGAGTAAGTTACTGGTCGAAAGGTTATCTCGAGCTGGTTTTTTCTTGTAGGTGTTTGCGCACCAAGACCTGTCTTCTCTGCATAAAAATGTCCCAAAGCAAAATCTTCCGAGCGATTATGGAGGCGAGTTGCAAAGCACAGAGGAGCTGCTAGGTATAATTCAGTCATTTCCTCGACTCATAGTTTGCGTTGcgttttatcaatttttagaaatttggGATCAGATATTTACGAAAAAGAAAagtttcttggaaaaaatagaacAACTTTCTCAAAGAAATAACGAAGATGAGGGAATTTTTGGTGTCCAGGGTTCGTTCAAAACTCTAGTTGTAGATTAAGTAATGCAAATGctcaaaatcattttctttattttaaccGTTGGGTGGCACAGGATGTGCTTTATTCCGTCATGTTGGCaataaaagattaaaaaaaaagtacaaagGAATTATTGTTTCGCAACAATACGTAAATATCTCCAGAGAAATAACCCTTTGAAGAATTAAGAAGTTCTTCATTGTGTTCGTTCCTTCACCCCCCTATAGAACATTGCAAAGCCCCGGTGCCaccattttattttacttttgagGTGCTGTCACGAATCGCACCCACGCTTGAATTTGAATATCACGAGTGCGCAGCACGAGTGGTAATCTCAAGCGTGGGGACATGAGTGAGAACACCACAAAAATAGTCTACTTAACTTTGACTAAGAGTGGTATTCGAGGGACTATTCagcgaacaaaatttataattttgacattatgcCCCACGTTGTTGAGCCACTTTTAACAGTGTTTGtgttgtaaattgtttatttacataaaggtAAACAAAGTTAATAAAGGTTTGTAGTGAGACACTTGAGGGAGTTCGGATGATCATATGAATAATGATTGATTTGTCCATGCGTGCATCCCTTTTATAGCCTGGCTGGGGATGGTACGGCACGCTCCGACGGCGCGCAGCTGATGATGATGGTAGGGGCCCAGCGATTAGATTCTCGCTGGCGACGGTAGCGCTTCTAAAGGGTTAGTACGGGGCGCTTTGGTACTACATCCGTGATTTATGCTACATAATCAAATTTCCTAATAATCGATAATTTTCActagtgattttatttttttggaaaatgtgaTGTGAGTTAAATAGTCACCTCATAAAAATTTGACCAATGAAAATGTACTAATTAGGTAAAGTTTAATGTATAATGCATAAATAGTCACCTGACCGGACCACAGAGCACTGAATTATGCAACAAAAACCCAAATAATAGTAGTGAgttttttgtgctaagcccggAGATTGaacggcaactgggcgaagtaTAAAAAGACCTgaatgaaataagaaacaaaTCACCAAAAGAATTATTCGTATCCTAAGGTCAAGGCGGTAAAAGTGGAATTTGCCCAATCACTACTGCACTTTTTTTGTGATGCATTATTGCATCACAGATACGTGAATCTCGTCCAAACTAACAAACTGCAACGCAGAATCATCGCATCAACAcccaaataataaatttgtagtGATCAAGTGACAATGGAGACATTTTTTGTGtccgaaaaagaaaaaagtgtcATAAACGCcttacaaaatgtttctgaaGAAGCAATAGagactaaaataaatactttGAAAAAATGGATTGGGCAGTGTTCTCATCTGCCACTGGAAAGTAAAGGTAATCTGTCACTTAAAACGAgcgtgcatttttttttcattgaatttGTGTCGTTAGATGAAGAGTTTCTGAAGATAATGCTACTGAGAGGGAAATTTCAggaaggaaatgtcaaaaaaagggtccaaaattattttacgcATCTTTGTAAATATCCTGAATTTTTCGTTGGGTTGAAGAATATAAAACCTTCTAATGAAGTTGGGTAAGTTGGGTAACTCAGACATTGTGTGTACAGTCCCGTGACAATTGCATGTAAAGCACCCAACCTATTTTTCAAAAGACCCAACAGATGATATCTGTTGGCACAAGATTTGGTGAATATGGTGGACCTTACCTTGCGTTCTCGGACAAGAAAACTTctagaatttaatttaaactggAATCTATAAATGTAAGACtctatataaaattttatagggTAGTCGTTACATCACCTGCTTTGACTCCTTCGTGGGAAAGAATTGTCATCTTAAGTCTCGACTctgaaaaattagaaaaagttTTAGATGTCCATCGGTGCCTTTATTTTGCTATAGCCACAGGCACGATCTTGTTTAACTACGACTACGTTCCTAGTGTGCGTGTcatcttagattttgaatcttGGACAATGAGTCACATATTACAAGGAAATATCAATGACTTCTTCAAAGTAAGGGACATCTACGAGGTACACTGATgcttgtaatttaaaatgaaataattatcGGTTCCTATTTTTACACTAGAATGTCTTTAAGATGCGAATCTCTGGAATAGAAATCATCAACGCACCACATCTTTTAGGTGCTGTCTTAAATCTAGCCAAAGTTGTTTTGAAACCAAAGTTATTCTCGAGAGTAAGTAGCTGCTGCAAAAGTTGTCTCGAGCTACTTTTTCTTTTAGATAACTGTACACAAAGATCTGCGTTCTCTGTACGAGAAGGTTCCAAAGCAAAATCTTCCGCGTGATTATGGAGGCGAGTTGCAGAGCGTAAAGGAATTGCTGAGTATGAAAGAACATATCTCTTCAATTCGCAGGTCTTAATTGTGTTTTATCAACTTTCAGAAGTTTGGGATGAGATATTTACGAAAAAGAGAGGCTTCTTGGAAAATATAGAACAACTTTGTCAAAGGAACGGTCAGGAGGAGTCGATATTTGGTCCTCAGGGTTCTTTCAAAACTCTAGTTGTAGATTAAGTGATCTAGCTGGTAACTGTGATTAAAGTtaagtcatttgaaatttaattttcttgaaatgGGAATGTTAAAAATGTACGCAGTCAGTTAAAACGCTGCGAGCAATGTTATAAGaccaataaatattttttctgttacttagTGGTTTCTTTGACCGATATGCTACAACGTAGCGTTAatctatttttcaattttttgcaaaGGGGCGAGAAGGTgttatttttcgaaaaatgttttggcGAATCCCATCCAAATCCAAAAGTTCCACCCACAGACGCGCCTTTATGATGTGGgagctaaaaaaaaaaaaatttgcaactCAACTTTAAAGTTAGACTACTCGGCAACTATACATCGCAGGATCAAATAGTTTACAGAAAATTGATCCGAAGAACGATGCAGACCCAATGGTACAAAAATCATTGCTGTGTCTTCAATAATAAGCGAGATCGTGTCTAAATCGGACCGGTCGAAAGTTAGAACATTTTCGATCACCTCCATTGTGAATCAGTCCAAACTAAAAGTGGCCTACGCGATAGAATTCGACGAAAGGATTCCATTAAAGCAAGAATCGTTGCTATACCGCcgctttaaaaaaagttatgtgcacaaaaatgtgtttatctTCAAGAGGTCTAAAATCGCAActttgtgtatctctatagaaacggttgaagtggcATTTTCTGTAACATttcaaatcctaggagttgaaatgtccacaggcggctcgaccgagtccaatgtaaggtcatttgaagcacTTAATTGTATCTgctatcgggccttcaaataaatatatatttagagtaggtgtagacgacattctaattctgttaacagtgtaaagtaatttttgtaggttaCCAATTAttgtccggagttacacaggttacgtagtaagctttttcccaatttcacattgtcatattccgtggagagggaatagggagaatgcactacaaaaattaaaaatattttctaacctaatcttatttcgttaaaatgtcagacgtttcttgtgtcattttctatgctggaaaaatgttgcgaacaattgaatttccataggttgctctaaatataaatttatttgaaggcctgTTATTATTAGACATATAAAGagaaaaaatcgattttgaaacCATGTTATACATCAATGTTGACTCTATAAAACAATATGTTTGTCCTGCCTGTACGAATTTTGATGAGTTGAAAAACGTAAAAAACGTTTCCCATTTAAATCCAAGTTGGGAAGCTAAAACCTGCCCAGTTTAACGTTCCCATTGCAAGTGCATCCAAGAAACTTGATGTGAATGTAAGTATGTATAGAGTCTAGTTTTGCATATTAGTACCAGTCGTTCCAAGAGAAATTGTTTACGTAGATCATGcttaaatttgtttcattttgaaaatggtGAATAAACTAGTCCATTATTCGGAAGGAACCAAAGGTGTAATGGTGACAggaatatttattatacagggtgtcttaaaattatcgtattccgaattcggggcttagtaggggacatcccGTTGAccaagaaaaaatgttaaaaaaaaattgctgtcactgaaaaaaatatcaaagttgtcaatatttattcaaaagtacctgattaatattctagctatgttgtacttctcttttgaacaaaaattggaaaaataaaacttttattttttcgagataaagctgttttttcaagaaatgttttttgatttatatttttaatattttacataatcatcctcaccatatttaaaaatgaatgtcaaccatttatattttttaattgaagaaaacatgatgaaaagtttgaaccttcagacccatttatctttgtaaagactccccctatattttttattttattttttcgatattcctgagatttttctctacaagacccccgactgTAATAGTGTACAAGATATTCTGCTGGTGCTGGAATTTGTTACCATCTCGAGTCAGCTCCGTGGAGAGTGGACCTATATATTGTATTATTGAGATAGCTCTGGAAAGTCATTTGctccaatttttttgataatattCCCGAAGCGCCTCAAAGCTCTGtaacagggtatttcacgagtgataatgagcccggcgaaattaaaaatgcaacccataaTACACTTCCAAAGCTAACttggctattttaaatatcgtattgttttaaactgaaattatgaatccataaTGGCTttgtttccaataattttatttgtcacaactgacatttacgaaaaagttaaaatacgacgattaaCAATGAGAAAACTGAGATTATAATTAAGGAAATATCGCAaattaacaacatttttttaacatttgactTTCCTCCGAGAAAGTagcgtaattaattaatatcgcCAGCAGCAagcataatattttaatgggATTTTTATCATTATGTTATTAAGTTAAAATTACGTAAGTGAGCAACATTGTGTGCAAGAAGGACATCCGCAaggtgaaaatttatttctttattttgcggaacagaataaaattaatttaaaagccACATTACAAGGACAAAGAAGATAATTAAAAACACTTCATATTATCATTATTGCGAAATTTCTGGTAAGAAAGAATTTGTGTTGTTATTGGACAACTGAGTTATTACAgaacacaaataaaaatagtgggtgttcatttaaatttatcctcaaagttggtattgaagagtcgattgtgaacgcaccacccgTCAGTTAAAACAGTTAAGCAGCCCATCCGTCATTTTCAACAACTTTTttctcaagtttttttaaatacagatgtctcaaaaatggcgcccaatctcttgaggggttaaactatttgaagagttgagttcaatttcgttgtgaatttttttttcctttgactattttcattttaaaataagcaaatttggcaacatcgGTTGGTGTGCACAATCAACTAAACCAATTCTCGTTTGAGGTCAATGTTGCCACTGTTATTTTAGCGTATTTTGGTAGGTCATTACtctaaaaagaattacttcGGTGTTGTTCCACTACCTAAAGGGGTCTTGGAAAAAGTAATattgtaaagtaatttataattcagctgtaaaatttggtaataaaggagatacatctctttgaaattaccatatttaagagcaagttatacaaaatcagttggtccgatcaaattttgtattgagATTTACCTTCCCAGACTTCTATTCTTTAAGACCCTTAGGAGgttgggcgccatttttgaaacaccctgtataagggGTTAAAATTTGTATACCCTTATGTTAAGAGTTAAgagacctatcaaaatgaagacGAATAAATATaagttgctatttaaaaaaattgatgatgacgtcataactttACAAGGaacacctgtataaaaaaaaatgttacgtcAATAAccgtgaaattgaaattaaaaatcgacctgtttttgctcttttttcaaaactcaacagTTTATGATTTATCGAATTACTTTTGCCCCtccctgtataataaaaatgaaatgatgTTCCTTGGTAAGCGCATCACTTCAGAACGGCTGAACCGATTTGgccaattcttttttttaaatgttcgtGATAGTCCTAATCGGgtttttatggaaaaaaaaatgtggaaaagttgcccggaaaattggaaaattcgggaaaaactgaaagtccTTTTTTCTATGAGATTTTTGTGATGGATAtgcattgttttttttgttttgttcgttatagtcgtgaaaaagttttcaggaaaaaaaatcgagacaattacaaaggaaagtcggaaaattcgggcaaactgcaaaaattataatttttgtatgcattctcgatcataactgacgaTAGGAACAACATATttgtttaattctttttttttttgttcgatatgcCCCAGATAGAAATAACTCAactgaatgtttttaatagaaaaaaaatctataagatctggagaaaaatctggaaaaactaaattaaaataattcgggaaaaactgaaagtgtttTTTTGTATGAACTCCAGACCATAACTCAGGATTCGAACGATGGCTatgcgtaatttttttttggtgtatTAAAGTTTTGGATACGTTTTCGGAAGCAAAATtcgggacaattacaaaggaaagtcggaaaatttcaaaaattataatttttgtatgcactctcgatcataactgacaaGAAGAGCCACATATTTGCTTCAtgcttttttttcaattgaaaaaaaaaccagaagatttgaagaaaaatctggaaaaacgcaaTATCCagtacatttaaataaaattacatttgcttttatttttgtgttgtttggcgatctgtccaacaaatgtagatgttttatttcttttctaatttatttgcctacatgcacaaatgtcatttgacagctgattaTGACattgggaatcaaaccaatcggattgtttacttgaacatcgatcttgcaatcgaaatcaaaatataaatattgggtgattgaaaataattctggataaatctggcaactatgtacgaaaatgaaTGTGGCAACTGTATGGGTAGGAtagataatataaaataattg contains:
- the LOC138128096 gene encoding retinaldehyde-binding protein 1-like isoform X1, whose protein sequence is METFFVSEKEKSVINALQNVSEEAIETKINTLKKWIGQCSHLPLESKDEEFLKIMLLRGKFQEGNVKKRVQNYFTHLCKYPEFFVGLKNIKPSNEVGVVVTSPALTPSWERIVILSLDSEKLEKVLDVHRCLYFAIATGTILFNYDYVPSVRVILDFESWTMSHILQGNINDFFKVRDIYENVFKMRISGIEIINAPHLLGAVLNLAKVVLKPKLFSRITVHKDLRSLYEKVPKQNLPRDYGGELQSVKELLKVWDEIFTKKRGFLENIEQLCQRNGQEESIFGPQGSFKTLVVD